aatataggcagtttatataattatattagaattagtaaaataaataatttaattactaaaataatattttaaattattaattttttttttaaattattccttCTTCTCACCCCACTGCCATGCCAACCCTCCACTCCTGCATGTGCCCTCGCTCTACCGCCACATTGCAGCCTACGGCCTTGCCCTACTTGCACCTAGACTTTCACCCTCCTCCCCCGTGGTTCGCAATCAAAATacgtatatataaatgtataagtatatgtatatataaatatgtccaattatatacatgtttatatatttatatcgtataaatatatatacatatgtgtataatttattaattttaataaaatgtagttataaataaaaataaaaaatatttttttaattttaaaatttaaaataatttatacgagtgtaatgattttttaatttaaatttataagttagtaactaatttttttaatacattagttaaatactttaatatgttaattattgagaggtgtaattttatatataaattcaataaaaaaattaataaaataatttgaattaaaaattagtataaattataaaaacatatacGAGATAATGTTATTCATCtccataaatattactttgacacCTCTTTatcttttggtaattacaAAACACCCTTAAGGGCATTTctgttattaaaaaattaaattaatgtttgattGGGTCAACATGggcattttttaattttaaagactGTTAGGAAtagtttctgtaatttttgaaaaaggatgggtaatttatataaaaggatAATAAGTGAGAAAgcataaatgtaattatggcataattttgttaaaatggGTTTATGGTATCATAAGTTTAttgattgaataattaatttgtaaatttattagtattaatataatatgtaattactgtttttatttaaaaaaaaaaaaacacacacacacacagtaaAGGTGAAAGAAAATTGAGGAATTTTGTAATGGAACATATGTATTGAAGAGTGAGCGCATGAACGAGGACTGTTTTAGATTCCACTCCGGTCCTTCACTCTCCAATGTAATATGGTTAATTTTTAAGGGTATTTTAAACAAGAGATTATTTGGTTCTATTTGAATCTAAAAATAGCTTCCTTTCATAggttaattgcaatttactccccaatgttatttaaaatgttgaaaaatcCCCCtgcaataaagaaaaaaacaaaatccctGCCACATGCTaccttttaattataaaagttattatgcttttatttaaaaataatttctttttaattaatataataatgttcaAATCTCACAAATAACAATTTGTCCTTCATATTTGACCATTTAAAtctataaactaaaattttaaatatatgcaATTTATATTGCAGGTTTTAacataaaagttaaaatatttgggaTAAATGCTATTTTGGGATTCAAATAAAGTCATTTATGTAGTTTTCGTActcaaataaattgaatttgcaattttgattctcaaattattttttttttaaattttttagttctTTCATTAACAAAGCCGTTAAAGATAATGGATCATTCGAAGGNNNNNNNNNNTTTTGAGGTTTGGTCCAATgcatttattttctcaaattttctttaaccTTCAactgagaaaaaaagaaaaaaaataagtagaaTGGGAAGTAGTAAAACAAGttatagaaaataagaatGTAAACGAGTGATGAAGAGAATATTATTGCTCGATTTTTTAGTACAAAGGAGTGGttgatataaagaaaatatctaaatattaaaatacaaagttTCCTTCAATTAAATTGCTAGCATGACGGTGAAAGTTGTAGTATATAGGCTTAAAGCATATAAACGTGTCTTATCTCGTTGAGAGAGCTCTTTATTATAGATAATCATGAGTCGTTTGGAGAAAATGATGGATTTGGTAGAGCATGATCTCAATGTTGTTAGATGAGGCTTAATCTCCTAAAGATTTGATAGAGAGTCCCTAACAGTTGGGGGATCTCCCTAAATTCAGGGAGGGTTATCTCTTGGCGGTTGGAAAATCGTGATTCTCGGGAGCAGTTGGAGTCCGCCTGGATTAAGATATCTTATAAGGACAAGgatgttttttcaaaatttcaggGAGGTAGTTGAGGAGACGCCTTCTTCCAGTCGAATTCCAAGCTTTTAGGGTTTTATAGTTATTTGTTGATGTAGGTGCTACGTGTTCTCGAGGAGCTACTGGTCCTTATATGATTATGTGAGGTGGGCCTTTTGAGATTTTATGTGAATGCCTGTTAGGCCACCCGTAGACGTCGTGATATGGGCTTTGACTTTGGACGGAAGATTTCAAGTCCCTCAGCTTCTTTGTGGCTTTTGTGAGGCCTTCTTGGATTTGAGttggttgtattttttttgatcaatttatttttcgaaGGTGTCCTTATCGAAATCTTTAGAACTTTACTAGATTAGACTTCTTAAAAGCATCTTGGGCCCTCACCCACGTTGGGCCTCTTAGGGGCACCTTTGGCTTTGCATTTCTTTGGGAATTTgtgatctctttttcttttggactGTTTAGACATTTttaaacaagttaatttttatgagCATCAAGTGCAATAGACTAAAACTTGAAAAGTAGcacaaaaggaaagaaaaaaatgattattttccCAAAAGGAACtagaaacacaaaaaagaaatagtttgaggatcaaagctataattttaaataatttaaggaccacaattgcataaataacttttatttaaggactaaaaaattaattataaaaataaaatgttctAAAATAGTTTCACGTCAGAGTCAGGTGGGTGGTGCTGGTAAATAGATTGATTGAGGTAGAAATAGAAGCGAACACACAGAAGAGAGAAACCCAGGAACTGGAATCAAACCAAGCTTTTCCtttgagaaaaagaatttcatgTCCATCTTGCCCTCCCTGAATCACGGTTCAACTTCGTCGTCTTCCTCCTCTCTCTCACCATCTCAATCTTCTACCTCAAATCATGGATCCCTCTCTTCTCCTCCTCAACTTCACCAAGCGGTCCGAATCCCCCATGAAAACCTCCGAATCTCTGATACCCCCTCCTCGCTGCCAGACCATTTCTCAGGTTCTATATctacttcttctcttttttacATCGCTACTCAATCAATTCACTTGggtatttcttttctttgttgcaTCATAGCTTGAAAACCCTAGGTTTTTCGTGGCTtagttttttgttgatatgtACAAATTTTCGATATGAGATTGATTTAATTACCCCTCCTGCACctctaaattcaattttatttgatcgcTTTCCTTACTCTCTTCTTCACGTTTTCAGATTTTTCCTCATTGGGatgtaaatgaataaaatgttTCAAGCTTGAGATACATTGGAGCTTCGTTATATTGATTGTTTGCTTTAGTCCAAACAAATAAGAGGTGAAACTGGACACCTTTTCCCTTCTTTATTAGTTCCCCTCATGTTGATAGCTTCTTAAACCAACCACGAGGAACAAGGCTCAAGCTTAGTTTAGATGGTCAACCTCAAGTCAAATTGAGCTTGGTTTGTTTTTCAGCCATAGGAGCGAGTCATTTGAACTGATTACGTCAAGTTGGTGTGACATTTCTACTTGTTTGGGCATTCTTAGTTGCTATTGGAACTTGGAAGTGCTTacctttttgcttttttcctGTTTCAGGACAAGTGGAGCCTGCTGGAAGCTATTCAGGTGGATCTTCcaaagaggtaaattttgtTGTAGCTTGGCTCAAAACAATTTCGGACGAAACTAGCTtcatctttttgttcttttaatcACAAGTAGCTGGTTATtgatatatctatataatttcCTATCTTTTAGGTGAAAGGGAGGGAGAGACATAACCATGGcaaaaatccaattaatcTAGATGGTGGCAGGACCTTGCATTCTGAGGATGCTGCTCATGGGCAGATTGCATCCATGGAGTCGCAAGGGAAAGCATCTGGTACCTTTGGTTCCCCAAACAGTCGTCAGAGTGCTGCATCTTCTAGTTCCCAGACGAGCTCTGGGCATTTAACTGGGAAAAAATCGCAGATGGTTAGCGGCAACCACttgttaaattttcattatgatCCTATTCCTGTTTCTCGTCCACAGTCTAGGGCACCTGCTCGgcgaaaagaacaaaagagaaaaCCTTATAACAAGGACTTATTTTTCCAAGcaaactacaagtttgtagtGCTAGATTCCGGGACCTATGCAGCTGCATCTCTGGATCCAGACAAGATGTTATGTTGGGACGATATCATTTGCTTGAAGTACTCCACTCCTCTTCCTATCCAGTGTCCCATATGTTTGGATGATCCCTTGTGTCCACAAATAACCTCATGTGGCCATATCTTCTGTTTCCCATGCATTTTGCAATACTTTTCCATGGGTGAGGATGATCTTAAAGATGAATGCTGGAAAAAGTGCCCATTGTGCTTCACAATGATATCTTCAAAAGATTTGTACACCATCTGCATTGAGAATGTCAATCAGTACCATATCGGCGATGAAATAGAATTTGTGTTATTAACCCGTCAAAAAGATTCATTCAGTTCTTCTCTTAGAGAGAAGGGAACAATTAATATGGAGGAGGAGATTCTGGATACCTTCTCAAAGATTACCTTGACTTCAGATGTGGAGCTTTCTGTTAGAGAGGCAATGTCAGATCTAGATAGTTGGATAGCCAGAGCTGATTCAGGCTTAGTTGATGACATTGAAAAACTTCCATATGTTTGTGCTGCCATGGAACAGTTGGAACGGAGGAAGAAATATTGGATTCAGCATCGCCTTTCTAATGATAACAAGGCTAGTGCAAGTTCATATGGATCTTCACCACCTGCAAGTACTGCTGGTGCCAATTATGGCGGGCAGGAATTTGCATCAGGAACAATCTCCACTGTTAAGAACGATAAGTTTGATTCGTTTGAAAATTCATCTCCAAGCAAGGTGGCTGGAGAGTTCTGTTCACCTCAAGTTGCAGAATCAAATGAACTGTTAGAAGATCATGACAGATTGCCATGTTCTTCATTGAATGATAATAAGTATTCACAGACACATTATAATGGCATCAAGGATAGGAAAGATGGGGATTCATACAATTTCTACCAGGTCATCATTGATCTATATACTACTCTTCTTTTTCCCAATTTTTACCTGGGAAAAGTGAAATACTTAAAGTCTGAATCTAATAAGGAATGTTTAGATTTCTGGTTGAGGTCTGGGTAATCCTTCCTTTGTTGGTTTTGCTATGAATGTTCTTTGTATTGAATACAATATatcatcataattttcttctctctccatTTTGAATATTAGGCCGTTGATGGTCAGCACATTATCCTTCATCCATTATGCATGAAGTGCCTTCTACATCATTATGGCTGTTATGAAAGGCTTCCTAATAGGTATGTGCCAGGCTATTTTCTTTCACCcctttgtttgtttttcttttccataagTAAACAACTcaagcataatttttttctagaagGTAAGAGAAGTAATAGGCATCTAAATGTTTCCTGTCTTTTGGGGAAATTGCACAAACACTGAAATTTTTGCTCTTTCCTGTGGTGAATTTCTGTGTTTATGTTACCATAAACATGCGGAGCAGCAGACTTCGTCATCACTATCAACTGCTAACTGTGTATTCTGGTTTCCTAAGAAACTGCTATTCTGCTCTAGAGCAGGTCATATTATTCtgattttgtagaaaaatactTCTGAAAATTTAAAGGTTCATGAAGATTATGTGTTAAAATCTTACAACCAAGCAATGGAAAATGTAATGCTCATATCTCTCATGATCTGACGAGATCTAAAATTCCAGAATCACTGGAAAGATCTTACAGTTGGAGACAGTGACCCAATCAGAGGCGACGAGGCGGCGCTATCGCTTCTTAAGCCATTTCTCCTTAACAACAACATTTCAGGTGATTAGTAGTAAGATGTGTTTTCACTTTCAGAAAGTTAGACAAGCAGAGcccttgttttcttttgtaattttttgggtTCTTCATCGAGGGTCTCCTGGATGGGGAGCTTATTCCAATTAAGCATCATTGCGTTGAACAGTCACGTGTATTTGCTTTCACAGCTTTGTGAAATTGATGTGCGTGATGTATTACCTGCTGAATCCCTTTCTCCTTTTATGGATGAAATCAAGAACAGAGAAAAGCAAAGAAAGAGACTTGCTAAGAAGGTATAATCTTAACGCTTCACATCTGgctaatttttcattttgttgggAGCTGTGCTTGATGATGTAGTTGTGTCTTCTTCCAATAAGTTGTTAGTGTCTCCCATTATATCATCTCAATGAGGAGTTGTCTTTTATGTTGGTTTGAGAGGGCATTACAGTGAGAGGCAGTTAGGTGATTTGTCAACCCAGATTAAATGTTCTGCGTAATGATTTGCAACTACAGTTGTTGCTTTTTACACTATGCACTTTTGGGAAGTAGCCTAGGCACTCAGATTTATTNNNNNNNNNNAACTTGCTATTCCTGTATATAGGAActcaaggataaaattaagGCTGAAGCTGCATGCAATCAGCTTGTTCCTGTGCAGTATTACTCGTGTGATGTTCCCCCCAGCTTTTCTATGGATGACTTTGAAGGTGATCTTTTGTTGACGAACATATGAGCAAAGATCTtgtcatatatttttagatttgaaCATTGTGCTACCCTAATGATATTAATAGATGGCCTTTAAGATTCAGTACTCTGGGTgtttagtttaatttgttaGTATTGGCTGATAAAGAATACCGACTCTGTTGGTACTCTTTTGTTTAACCATTTTAATCAAATGGCACTATTGTAATCTTTTATTTGTAGCAGGCGTTCTGTTATATCTTATTATTGGGTGGTAAATTAGCTGGTTATAGTTAATGTCTTTATTTAAGCTGATCTATGTTCTCGTCTAAAAATATAGCCAGACATATTTGGTGCATATGAGCAGTTCTAGTTTGTAAATAAGGATGATGGTGATAAGGTGCTTCATTTGAGTTGCACGATACCAACTTTTTGTGTTACTTCACCTCTTTCTTGCGTGTGAACACCATCATTGGGTTTGATTTGTCATCACACTTAAGAGCTCCTTGTTATTTGTCTGCTGAAGCTTTGGGAAGTCCTGCTGTGGCATCATCTAGCCTTCCCACCGTTGGGGAAAGGCTATCATTTTCAAGTGTTGCAAAGCTTGGTTTTGCTGCTGCACATGATTCACCTGCTCTGAAGACCGACGAAATTCAAGCTCCCCCGAAGATTGATCTGCCTCAGGAGTCTTCTAGTGCAATTGGTATACGCTTAATACACCAATCTTTATGGATGGGTTTTAGACATTCTTATTagcttatatttataaatgtgtAAATAGTTTGTAGTTTCGATGAAGTTTCTGATTTCCTTCTGAAGTGGACTGAGGTTTCTTATGGTTTCGTGCCCCCTAGGGTGGAGAAACGCTGGTGCCTCATTTGCCAACATAACATCTAGAGCAAAACATGTGGAAGTCCAGCATACACCTAAGGTGAATGAAGTAGGGAAGAAGGGGAAAAAGCCAAGCCGAGTTCTCCTCTCGACTGCTGGTGGACGCCGTTATTGAAGAACTTGTGTATATTTTTCCTGACAAAACAAAgagtttgatatattattaacaTGCTTGTACTGGTTAGGACTTTTGTTTCGGAGTTGTGATACGATCAGATGGCTGGTGGGGGTTTCGTATTGCCCTTTTTTTCTGATCAATAATTTGGTACTGGTATTTAACTCAAGATAGTTTTgcactattaaaattatgagcGGCTGAAGAGTTTCTGCGAGCGGGTTTTGTAAGTTCTAACTGCAAGATTGCGCACAATCCAAAGCTCCAgaagaatgaaaagaaagaggaaagaCGAATAGATGTTCCACAGGCACACAATTGTAAATGAAGGGATGCTTGTTCATGGTGCTGAGAGGTCCTATTAGTAAGCATCCAAGAatagaaataaacaaagatTATAGGATATTGAAAGCTAGACCATctattattactttataatCCTCAATAACGTCTTTTTATTGCGTGATCACAACAGTTGGTTGGAATTCAACGATGAATTCATTGCTATATTTCTGCAGAAGTGctatatttgtatttgaacTAATTTGAAGGTTTACACACAACTACAAAAGTTATTAAAAATcacttttcataattaaattgtagatTGGTAGCACATGCTTTATTGATTCAGCTTAAGATTTACTACACCATTGTATTAGCACCGCACTGCCACTAGGTTGTAATAGAGCACATGATTGTATTGGCCATGCTTGCTTGTCGAATTATTTCCGCTCCATCAGGCCAAAGATTTGTATGTTTAAGAGCAGAACACCCCTGGGTACTGTCAACAGAGACGAAATGCTATCTATGGCAATCACAGGCAGCCATAGTAATGTCCCCTATCTCAGCCATCTACATCTCCCTATGAGGCCAATACATACATCAAGAAACTCGCAATACAACTCAGAAAGCAATGCAGTGCCCTAGAAACGGCAATCTTTGAATCAAAGTGACCAAGACCAGCCAATACTACTGCAGTTTTCTATTAACCTTCTAACCACAACCACCAACACtcaaacaaaatacaaaacaaagcAAGATGACATTTTAATTGAAACAGCACTATAATAAATTCACTAATTTTGTTTGCATAGAACATCAtaaacaaaattgagaaaattgtcAACTGCAAATTACTTATTTCTTCTTATTGTTGTTGGAATGAGTATTTCTGTTAACAACATCATCAGGAACAACCTTGAGAAGCTTCCGCTGCTTGGATTTAGCAATCTTCTTAAGTGTATTCGGATTTGTAATCTTCTGAAGCTTAGTCCCTGACCTTAGAGTATTCTCctgcttcttcttctccctctCCTCACGCCGTCTCCGCTTCTCCTGCTTGTTCTGACGGATCTCCTCCTTCAGCTCGTTCATCCTCTCTCTGTACGCCTTCTTTATCTCCTTTTCTTTCATCCGCTGCTCTACCGTCGTTCTTTTCTTGCTCACCTGCACTGCCGATGCCCGATGTGTCCGAACCTCTTTCCACTTCCTCCCAGAAACTTTTCCTGCGATTACACCGTCGTACGTCGGCTTACCGAAAGATGGTTTGTTGGGGTCGTCGGAGGACTGAACGGCTTGCCGCTTCGCCGAGGGGCGATCACCTGTATCCACGTCCATCGAGTCATGCTGAGGAGGCACCTCGGAAGAAGGATTCAGAAGGTGCAGCTTGTCGGCTTCTTGTTCCGATCTCTTGCGCTTGAAGGTCTTCCCGCCGAATCCCTCGTCTAGCCGCCGGAAATCGATCGTGCAAGCCATTGTTGTATCGATAGAAAATAAAACCTGGAGTTGTATCTAGGTTTTGGGAGGAAGAGGGGGGTTAAGAAGGGATGGTCTGGACTCTGCTAGAGGTGTATAACAAGCCCGTTGGACTGCTCCGAACCCAATCGGCCCAACCCAAAAAGTTAACTTAATTGatcttgataataataatatatatatatataaagaaaagaatcaaaattttattattttaattttatcctatatttcttaatttttctaatgatcacattttgaaaagatatttctctaattataagatatttaactACTTTTCTTCTTACAGacaattaatctttttaaaaaaattaaaatatgactgTTGTTCTTATCATTTGAACCATTGATTTGCTTAGGAAAATCAAAACAAGTACATAAAGGTAAAATAAGAACCCTAATCCCTTTATtgcaaatttgatttttttcttttataatatacgGCATCTATggtttcagaaaaataatattctagGCGAAGTCATGGGAGTGAAGTTGAGAAGTTTTCACTGTCATCTCTGGGTTTGTTGTGAGATTTTTGAATGAAATAGTATGAACTAACTATGTGTTTCTCCATGAGTCATTCATTTGATATGGAGAAAATTAGTTGTTACAAGTATTAAGTGACAATGTGATTGAGTGATTGGTGTATTCCCAACACCGAACCAGGCAACAAACAAATTCCGTAGTGTCACAACACTTGAATGTTAAAAGGAACAAATCTTCTTATAAATTGTGTATTGTTGTACAGAATAATGGCAGAGAAGGCAGGTTACAATGCAATTAGCTAACAAGTGCTCAAGTACTGCTGCAATTCAATCTATCTAAATGGAAGGAGgagaacaaaaaattcaactacCAAGAATCTTATTTAAGTTGGATAGTAATCATATCATGCCGTCAGTGTTTTTGGAGATATCTCTTAGCATCCGTCTTAACACTTAAGTGTTCTTCATACTGAACCATTTCCAGATACTAGTTCCGATAGATCGCTCTCGAAGAAGGCAGAGTGAAGAGCTCTAACACACTGTTCTGCTTCGCTGTCATTTACTATCAGTGATATGTTCACTTTCGAAGCACCTTGAGAGATCATCTGAACATTTACACCATTCGTCCGAAGTACATGGAAAGCCTGCCGATAATTATGATGAATTACAAACAGGATTGAGGAAAAACCAGACGACGACGACAATCTTTTAACACGCTATGAACTTGAGGGCTTAGCCCCCAACTCTACCACTTTAAAATGTAATTGTAAAGTAGAGCCTCCTGATGGATGAAAAGTATAGTCCTG
Above is a genomic segment from Sesamum indicum cultivar Zhongzhi No. 13 linkage group LG13, S_indicum_v1.0, whole genome shotgun sequence containing:
- the LOC105176224 gene encoding RING finger protein 10, with the protein product MSILPSLNHGSTSSSSSSLSPSQSSTSNHGSLSSPPQLHQAVRIPHENLRISDTPSSLPDHFSGQVEPAGSYSGGSSKEVKGRERHNHGKNPINLDGGRTLHSEDAAHGQIASMESQGKASGTFGSPNSRQSAASSSSQTSSGHLTGKKSQMVSGNHLLNFHYDPIPVSRPQSRAPARRKEQKRKPYNKDLFFQANYKFVVLDSGTYAAASLDPDKMLCWDDIICLKYSTPLPIQCPICLDDPLCPQITSCGHIFCFPCILQYFSMGEDDLKDECWKKCPLCFTMISSKDLYTICIENVNQYHIGDEIEFVLLTRQKDSFSSSLREKGTINMEEEILDTFSKITLTSDVELSVREAMSDLDSWIARADSGLVDDIEKLPYVCAAMEQLERRKKYWIQHRLSNDNKASASSYGSSPPASTAGANYGGQEFASGTISTVKNDKFDSFENSSPSKVAGEFCSPQVAESNELLEDHDRLPCSSLNDNKYSQTHYNGIKDRKDGDSYNFYQAVDGQHIILHPLCMKCLLHHYGCYERLPNRITGKILQLETVTQSEATRRRYRFLSHFSLTTTFQLCEIDVRDVLPAESLSPFMDEIKNREKQRKRLAKKELKDKIKAEAACNQLVPVQYYSCDVPPSFSMDDFEALGSPAVASSSLPTVGERLSFSSVAKLGFAAAHDSPALKTDEIQAPPKIDLPQESSSAIGWRNAGASFANITSRAKHVEVQHTPKVNEVGKKGKKPSRVLLSTAGGRRY
- the LOC105176225 gene encoding coiled-coil domain-containing protein 86 — translated: MACTIDFRRLDEGFGGKTFKRKRSEQEADKLHLLNPSSEVPPQHDSMDVDTGDRPSAKRQAVQSSDDPNKPSFGKPTYDGVIAGKVSGRKWKEVRTHRASAVQVSKKRTTVEQRMKEKEIKKAYRERMNELKEEIRQNKQEKRRRREEREKKKQENTLRSGTKLQKITNPNTLKKIAKSKQRKLLKVVPDDVVNRNTHSNNNKKK